Proteins encoded in a region of the Streptomyces sp. NBC_00258 genome:
- a CDS encoding DUF6233 domain-containing protein codes for MERVRTPDGPVPSSVHTADCYMAGQFAHAVNAMEARIAITDGNLEVCQFCRPETELGFDDE; via the coding sequence CTGGAACGCGTGCGCACCCCTGACGGCCCGGTGCCCTCGTCGGTGCACACGGCCGACTGCTACATGGCCGGCCAGTTCGCGCACGCCGTCAACGCGATGGAGGCGCGCATAGCAATCACTGACGGGAACCTGGAGGTGTGCCAGTTCTGTAGGCCGGAAACGGAGCTTGGGTTCGACGACGAGTGA
- a CDS encoding IS110 family transposase codes for MADETGVGVYLGLDVGKGEHHATAVNLAGKKVFDKPLPNNELKLRELFDKLRAKHGTVLVVVDQPASIGALPLAVARDAGCQVAYLPGLTMRRIADLYPGEAKTDARDAFVIADAARTMPHTLRTINPDDETVAELAMIAGFDDDLAGESTRTANRLRGLLTQIHPSLERVLGPRIQHPAVLRLLDQFGSPAQIRKAGRRRLITLIRPKAPRMAERLVEDIFTALDEQTVVVPGTDAAALIVPSLASSLQSVLDQRKLLAARIEELLEAHPLSQVLISMPGIGVRTAARILIDVGDGSGFASAGHLAAYAGLAPVTRNSGSSIRGEHPSKRGNKQLKRAFYLAAFASLSQPESRAYYDRKRREGKHHIAALIALARRRIDVLFAMLRDGTFYQPPTPATA; via the coding sequence ATGGCGGACGAAACTGGCGTCGGTGTCTATCTGGGGCTGGATGTCGGCAAGGGCGAACACCACGCCACCGCCGTCAACCTCGCGGGGAAGAAGGTGTTCGACAAGCCGCTGCCCAACAACGAGCTGAAGCTGCGGGAGCTCTTCGACAAACTCCGGGCCAAGCACGGAACGGTGCTGGTTGTCGTTGACCAGCCGGCTTCCATCGGGGCTCTGCCCCTGGCAGTCGCCCGGGATGCAGGCTGCCAGGTCGCCTATCTGCCCGGCCTGACGATGCGGCGGATCGCCGATCTTTACCCTGGTGAGGCCAAGACCGACGCCCGTGACGCTTTCGTCATCGCGGACGCCGCCAGAACGATGCCTCACACCCTGCGGACGATCAATCCCGACGACGAGACCGTCGCCGAGCTCGCCATGATCGCCGGGTTCGACGACGACCTGGCGGGCGAGTCCACCCGGACCGCAAACCGACTCCGCGGCCTGCTCACCCAGATCCACCCGTCGCTCGAGCGTGTCCTGGGCCCACGGATCCAGCACCCGGCTGTGCTCAGGCTGCTGGACCAGTTCGGCTCACCGGCCCAGATCCGCAAAGCCGGAAGGCGACGGTTGATCACCCTGATTCGGCCGAAGGCGCCGCGGATGGCCGAGCGGCTGGTCGAAGACATCTTCACCGCACTCGACGAACAGACTGTCGTCGTTCCGGGCACCGACGCTGCCGCGCTGATCGTCCCCAGCCTCGCCAGCTCTCTCCAGTCCGTCCTTGACCAGCGCAAACTCCTCGCCGCCCGGATCGAGGAACTCCTGGAGGCCCACCCTCTTTCCCAAGTCCTGATCTCCATGCCCGGCATCGGGGTCAGGACCGCGGCCCGCATCCTCATCGACGTTGGCGACGGCAGCGGCTTCGCCAGCGCCGGACATCTCGCCGCCTACGCCGGCCTGGCACCCGTGACCCGGAACTCCGGATCGTCCATCCGCGGCGAGCACCCCTCCAAGCGTGGCAACAAACAACTCAAACGGGCCTTCTACCTCGCCGCGTTCGCCTCGCTCTCCCAGCCGGAGTCACGTGCCTACTACGACCGCAAACGACGCGAGGGGAAACACCACATCGCCGCTCTCATAGCCCTGGCCCGACGTCGCATCGACGTCCTCTTCGCCATGCTCCGCGACGGCACCTTCTACCAACCACCCACACCAGCTACGGCTTGA
- a CDS encoding phage terminase small subunit: protein MAGRGPAPKDPIKRRRRNAAEPETVIVNDGELRGPDLPEGVLPGDEEWHPVTVKWWRTWRVSPMAVNFLETDWAFLLDAALMHHTAWTKGKWEYLSEVRMRSSKFGATPEDRAR from the coding sequence ATGGCTGGTCGCGGACCCGCCCCGAAGGACCCAATCAAGCGTCGTCGGCGCAACGCCGCTGAGCCGGAGACGGTCATCGTCAACGACGGTGAACTTCGCGGCCCTGACCTCCCTGAGGGCGTCCTCCCCGGTGACGAGGAGTGGCACCCTGTGACGGTCAAGTGGTGGCGCACCTGGCGCGTCTCACCGATGGCCGTGAACTTCCTTGAAACCGATTGGGCGTTCCTCCTCGACGCTGCACTGATGCACCACACGGCGTGGACGAAGGGGAAGTGGGAGTACCTGAGCGAAGTCCGCATGCGCTCCTCGAAGTTCGGCGCCACGCCGGAGGATCGCGCCCGCTGA
- a CDS encoding IS5 family transposase: MVDEGAKSCRGRRPGASSRGHEEGNGGADTGPSPVDRRKTGSKHHLICDGRGTPLKVITTAANVNDVTQTLALVDGIPPVAGRPGRPRRRPDSLLGDKGYDSNSHREELRKRRILPVISRKGSPNIKGLGKLRYVVEQTFALLHQFKRLTVRWERRTELHDAFVSLACALICWRRLKKHRS, translated from the coding sequence ATCGTCGACGAGGGGGCGAAGTCATGCCGGGGCCGAAGGCCGGGAGCCTCATCGCGAGGCCACGAAGAAGGTAACGGGGGAGCCGATACCGGTCCGTCGCCGGTCGACCGGCGGAAGACGGGCAGCAAGCACCACTTGATCTGCGATGGACGCGGCACCCCGCTCAAGGTCATCACTACCGCTGCCAACGTCAACGACGTCACCCAGACCCTCGCCCTGGTTGACGGCATCCCGCCTGTTGCGGGCCGCCCCGGCCGCCCGCGCCGCCGCCCCGACTCGCTGCTCGGCGACAAGGGCTACGACTCCAACTCCCACCGCGAAGAGCTGCGCAAGCGGCGGATCCTGCCGGTCATCTCCCGCAAGGGCTCCCCGAACATCAAGGGTCTGGGCAAACTCCGCTATGTCGTCGAGCAGACCTTCGCGCTCCTCCACCAGTTCAAGCGCCTCACCGTCCGTTGGGAACGCCGCACCGAACTCCACGACGCCTTCGTTTCATTGGCCTGCGCCCTCATATGCTGGAGGCGGCTGAAGAAGCACCGATCATGA
- a CDS encoding alkaline phosphatase family protein has protein sequence MAPTRENALDHVVVMMFENRSFDNLLGRLYEPGEVDAFDGVAGKDLANPIPDWADDGPERGSVHYDVATSMNTPSLDPGEEYPHVNTQLFNVLDKPGQSAFGPPYNAPPAGTRPTMDGFVADYISTWWASTGRQPFFQEYRQIMAGYTPEQMPVISSLAKGFATFDHWFCDVPSQTFTNRSFFHAASASGQVVNMGDGSDFVGDNTAETLFDRLDAAGLDWRVYCDPPSRYSLTGLIHAPRLRPRFATNFFSTDQFFEDAEHGELPRYSFIEPQIIGWDHNDMHPPFWSAAPGLVWDPPSSVLGGEELLARIYDAVRSASSLHGSNHLNTTLLVTFDEHGGTYDHVPPGTAPAPTAGAPAGQFGFRFDRLGVRIPTIAVSAWVPPRTVVNEEHWATSVIATLREKWRLGPPLTARDAAARTFTDVFTLDSPRTPEDWPEPVARPVPPLHESLVPLDAPLGSHARAVFAGALALGTELEVPAPPVDLSTATGAQALDAVHGLLDDLFPRLKG, from the coding sequence GTGGCTCCCACCCGCGAGAACGCCCTTGACCACGTCGTCGTGATGATGTTCGAAAACCGGTCCTTCGACAACCTGCTCGGCCGCCTCTACGAACCCGGTGAGGTCGATGCCTTCGACGGTGTCGCGGGGAAGGACCTGGCGAACCCGATACCGGACTGGGCCGACGACGGACCGGAGCGCGGCAGCGTCCACTACGATGTCGCCACCTCGATGAACACCCCGAGCCTCGATCCGGGTGAGGAGTACCCGCACGTGAACACGCAGCTGTTCAACGTGCTCGACAAGCCTGGACAATCCGCGTTCGGCCCGCCCTACAACGCGCCACCGGCCGGCACGCGGCCCACGATGGACGGGTTCGTCGCCGACTACATCAGCACGTGGTGGGCCAGCACGGGCCGCCAGCCGTTCTTCCAGGAGTACCGGCAGATCATGGCGGGCTACACGCCCGAGCAGATGCCGGTGATCTCATCGTTGGCCAAGGGTTTCGCGACCTTCGACCACTGGTTTTGCGACGTGCCCTCGCAGACCTTCACCAACCGGTCCTTCTTCCACGCCGCCAGCGCGTCGGGGCAGGTCGTGAACATGGGGGACGGCTCGGACTTCGTAGGCGACAACACGGCCGAGACCCTCTTCGACCGCCTCGACGCGGCAGGCCTGGACTGGCGGGTGTACTGCGACCCACCCTCGCGCTACTCCCTCACCGGACTCATCCACGCCCCCCGGCTACGGCCCCGTTTCGCGACGAACTTCTTCTCCACCGACCAGTTCTTCGAAGACGCCGAACACGGCGAGCTGCCCCGCTACTCCTTCATCGAACCGCAGATCATCGGCTGGGACCACAACGACATGCACCCGCCATTCTGGTCCGCAGCCCCGGGCCTGGTGTGGGATCCCCCCTCCAGCGTCCTCGGCGGCGAGGAGCTACTCGCCCGGATCTACGACGCCGTACGCTCCGCGTCCTCCCTGCACGGCTCGAACCACCTGAACACGACCCTCCTCGTCACCTTCGACGAGCACGGCGGCACCTACGACCACGTACCGCCCGGCACCGCACCCGCACCCACCGCCGGCGCCCCCGCGGGCCAGTTCGGCTTCCGCTTCGACCGGCTCGGCGTACGCATCCCCACGATCGCCGTCTCGGCCTGGGTCCCGCCCCGGACCGTCGTCAACGAGGAGCACTGGGCCACCTCCGTCATCGCCACCTTGCGCGAGAAGTGGCGCCTCGGTCCCCCGCTCACGGCGCGCGACGCCGCCGCCCGGACGTTCACCGACGTGTTCACACTCGATTCACCACGAACCCCGGAGGACTGGCCCGAGCCGGTCGCCCGGCCCGTTCCGCCCCTGCACGAATCCCTCGTGCCACTGGACGCACCGCTCGGAAGCCACGCCAGGGCGGTGTTCGCCGGCGCTCTCGCCCTCGGCACCGAACTCGAGGTGCCGGCGCCGCCCGTCGATCTGAGCACGGCCACCGGAGCCCAGGCCCTCGACGCGGTCCACGGACTGCTCGACGACCTCTTCCCCCGGCTGAAAGGCTGA
- a CDS encoding DNA primase, translating into MMKTERLCAHCGGDMPLAARADARTCSTRCRVAAHRAEKKRVFPVELTTRDRWVRRASDKRPLTTTGRAASSTDAGTWSTHKNAAESVAGVGLGFVLSDVDDVVCIDLDHCLNPITGRLAPWAAAIVRDAGATYVEVSPSGDGLHIWGRADVRQGRRIRRPDGTAVEIYGTGRYIAMTGRRHGHSPSILGDVSALLRVIARGLR; encoded by the coding sequence ATGATGAAGACGGAGCGACTGTGCGCGCACTGCGGAGGCGACATGCCTCTAGCCGCGCGAGCCGACGCCCGCACGTGCTCCACACGGTGCCGGGTCGCCGCGCACCGCGCGGAGAAGAAGCGAGTGTTCCCCGTCGAGCTGACGACCCGCGACAGGTGGGTGCGTCGAGCTTCCGACAAGCGTCCGCTGACGACGACCGGCAGGGCCGCGTCAAGCACTGACGCCGGCACGTGGAGTACGCACAAAAACGCCGCGGAGTCCGTGGCGGGCGTCGGTCTGGGCTTCGTCCTCTCCGACGTCGATGACGTGGTCTGCATCGACCTGGACCACTGCCTGAATCCGATCACCGGGCGACTCGCCCCGTGGGCCGCAGCCATCGTTCGCGACGCGGGCGCCACCTACGTAGAGGTGTCCCCGTCCGGCGACGGCTTGCACATCTGGGGCCGCGCGGACGTCCGACAGGGACGCCGCATCCGACGCCCCGACGGTACGGCCGTAGAGATCTACGGGACCGGTCGGTACATTGCAATGACGGGGCGCCGACATGGTCACTCGCCGTCAATCCTTGGGGATGTTTCTGCCCTGCTTCGTGTGATTGCTCGCGGCCTACGCTGA